One Streptosporangium sp. NBC_01495 DNA window includes the following coding sequences:
- a CDS encoding UDP-glucuronic acid decarboxylase family protein encodes MNGRRVVVTGGAGFVGSHLCERLLAEGAEVVCLDNFLTGSPRNVGHLAGLPAFRLVECDVTDFVHVPGTVDLVLHLASAASPVDYLRHPIETLKAGSLGTLHALGLAGEKDARLVLASTSEVYGDPLEHPQRETYWGNVNPVGPRSVYDEAKRFAEALTTAYRTCHGVDTAIVRIFNTYGPRMRPYDGRAIPTFVRQALRGEPITVAGDGGQTRSVCYVDDTVEGILALARGELTGPVNIGNPTELTVLALAETVRHLTGSESPIRFVGRPEDDPEVRRPDISLAVSALGWQPKVDVIEGLRRTITWFTESLQRGCPVLQNGEESRNGRAWWSPGFVGGCR; translated from the coding sequence ATGAACGGGCGGCGGGTGGTGGTGACCGGCGGTGCCGGGTTCGTGGGGTCGCATCTGTGCGAGCGTCTGCTGGCCGAGGGGGCGGAGGTGGTCTGCCTGGACAACTTCCTGACCGGTTCGCCGCGCAACGTCGGGCACCTGGCCGGGCTGCCCGCCTTCCGGCTGGTGGAGTGCGACGTCACCGATTTCGTGCACGTGCCCGGCACGGTGGACCTGGTGTTGCACCTCGCCTCCGCGGCCTCGCCGGTGGACTACCTGCGCCACCCGATCGAGACGCTGAAGGCGGGCAGTCTCGGCACGCTGCACGCTCTGGGACTGGCCGGGGAGAAGGACGCCCGGCTCGTGCTGGCCTCCACCAGCGAGGTGTACGGCGACCCGCTGGAGCACCCGCAGCGCGAGACCTACTGGGGCAACGTCAACCCGGTCGGGCCGCGCAGTGTCTACGACGAGGCCAAGCGGTTCGCCGAGGCGCTGACGACCGCGTACCGGACCTGCCATGGCGTCGACACCGCGATCGTACGGATCTTCAACACCTACGGGCCCAGGATGCGGCCCTACGACGGACGGGCCATTCCCACCTTCGTGCGCCAGGCGTTGCGCGGTGAGCCGATCACGGTGGCCGGAGACGGCGGGCAGACCCGGTCGGTGTGCTACGTCGACGACACCGTCGAGGGGATCCTGGCCCTGGCCCGCGGTGAGCTCACCGGACCGGTCAACATCGGCAATCCCACCGAGCTGACCGTGCTGGCCCTGGCCGAGACGGTCCGCCACCTGACCGGCTCCGAGTCGCCGATCCGCTTCGTCGGCCGTCCCGAGGACGACCCCGAGGTCCGCCGCCCCGACATCTCCCTCGCCGTCTCCGCACTGGGATGGCAGCCGAAGGTCGACGTCATCGAGGGACTGCGCCGCACCATCACCTGGTTCACCGAGTCCCTGCAGCGTGGATGCCCCGTCCTTCAGAACGGGGAAGAATCGCGGAACGGTCGGGCATGGTGGTCTCCGGGTTTTGTCGGGGGGTGTCGGTAG